TGCAGCCTGTCATTTTCAGAACGATCTGAGCTACTGAAACATTACCGCATTGACCATAGGTTTCACGGTAGGCGCCTTCCTTACCCATGCATCCATGCAAATTGCCCCTGTTCGTCCAAGACATGGAATGGTCTACAAAAACATATTACTAGGAATCATCCTTCTCAGGAGTCCACACAAAACATCTCTTCATTCAAGTGCTACATTTGTGACAACAATCAGCTTTCCACGGAGTATGATTTTTTTCTTCATATCAatcaacatttgaaaaaaaatgaacaagTCTCTTGTATGTTTGATGGTTGTtcatacaaaacaaacatatacaACAGTTTCCGGACCCATAAATGGAGAAAACATCAGTCATGCACCGTCAATGACTTTAAAAGTGGAATAATTGTCACATCATCACTCAGTTCCAATCCTTCTGACTCATTGAACTCTGACCTGAATGAAGAAGTACAGCTGGATGAGCCAATTACTGAAGAGTCTAGAGATCCAGAAAAGGAATTTGAACTGAAATTAGCTTCACTTTTACTTCAATTGGAACATACATACTTAGTCTCCAGTACAGCTGTCAACGAATTGCTTGAGGAACTACAACATCTTATTGGAACTGACTCTGTGCCACTTAGTCTAAAAACAATTAATCAGGTTTTGGGAGATAATGATTGTCATGTGGAAGCATCTGTTGTTGAAGAGCTAGCAACTGTTCTATGTTCTTCACATCCAATTCAAAAAGCAATAGTGAAACAAGGCCCATTGTCTACTTCTTGGAAGCGCAAATCGTATTATAGAAGAGAATTTGGTGTAGTGTCACCAGTGGAATATATTCTTGACAAAAGGAACAAAAAACCCTTACAGTATCTATCCGTGCTGAAAATATTGCAACAGATTCTAAATTCTAAATTCTAAATATCACCCGAGAGTGATACAGCATGTTAACAGTTGTCCCTTTGATGGTGAAATTTTCAGAAACAACACATTTCTGTCTAAAGACTGTGTAATTTCACTTAACCTTTATAGTGATGATTTCGAAATATGTAATCCCATTGGGACATCACGACGAAAGCATAAAATCTGTGCCATCTATTGGACTTTAGGTAATCTGTCCCCCGGTTGTCAATCTTCACTGTCATCGATACAGTTGGCTCTTCTAGTCAGAAGTAATGATTTGAAGGTGTATGGCTATGAAGCAGTACTCGAGCCTCTCATTTGTGATTTAATTTCCTTGGAACAGCATAGTGTGTTTTTGCCAAAGTTAGGGAAATCTGTTAAGGGAACAGTGCAGTGTGTTATAGCCGACAATCTTGGAGCCCACAGCATCGCTGGATTTCTTGAGAGTTTTTCAGGTGGTCATGTATGCCGATTTTGTGCAGCTTCCAAATCAGAAATTCAAACTAAGCAAGACAGTGGAGCTTTTATATCCAGAACAGAATCCCTTCACGCAGACAATCTCAAAACCTTAGAGGAACAATCTCGGAACAATTTCTGTGGTGTCAAGAGGAGATGTGTCCTTTCTGAGAAACTCAGTCATTTCAAAGTTACTACCGGTTTCCCTCCAGATCTGGTCCATGATTTATTTGAAGGGATTGTTCCTGCAGAGATAGCTTTATGTCTGTCGATCTTCACATCTAAGAAATACTTTACACTTGCATATTTAAACGAGTCTATACTACATTTCCCCTTTAAGTGGATTGACAAAGTTAATTGTCCCCATCCAGTGCCATTGACCTTTGCATCTCGAAAGACAATAGGTGGCAATTCCCACGAGAACTGGTGTTTGTTAAGGTTTTTCCCCTTCCTTGTTGGCCAGAAGGTGCCTGTTGAAGAACCTGCATGGAAAATACTGACTGATCTAAAGGAAATTGTGGACCTTGTTGTCTCACCTATTCATACAGAGGAATCGATTGCATATTTGAATTTCAAGATCTCAGAGCACAGAGTACAACTTCAAGAGGTTTTCCCAGACTACAACCTGCTGCCTAAGCATCATTATTTGGAACACTATCCTCAACTTATTTGTAAATTAGGACCATTACTCTGTCTTTGGACCTCGAGATTTGAAGCAAAGCACAGTTTTTTTAAGAGAGTTGTTCGATATACAAGATCTTTCAAGAATGTGTTGTCTTTGGCAGAGCGACACCAATTTCGCATGGCACAGCAGGTATTAATGTACTCTCAAAAACGTCTTCTGGAAGTGTCAAATGTTTCAACTCTTTCTGTTGATGTGTTGAAAGAGGAGATCGCACAAGCTATACGGCTGAAACACCCGACCATGGACAATGTGTGTCTGGCAAAGAATGTCACTTACGATGGATTCAACTACAGAACTGGAATGATCCTTGCACATGGATCTTTGGCAGAGATCCCTGAATTCACAGAAATCATCCACATGTTGGTTCTGAAGGACAATCTTTTTTTCATTGTTCGGAAGCTGAGTGCGTGGCACTTGGAACACTTCAGGGCCTTTAAACTTGAAGTGAGCTCCACCAAAGACGTAATACTTGTGGCGCCAGATGAACTGACTGATCCATATCCGCTGGTGGATTACACTGTGGGAGGAGCGCGTTTGATTACCCTGAAGAGATATATTCAAGTTTAAGGTCTGCATTTTCTCTAAAACATCTTATTTGCATATAATTAATTATACTAAAAAGGTTAAATGGGCACTTAATTGACACTGCAATCTGCACTTATTACAATTATAACCTGTCTTTATGCCCACACAATGTGGTTGTGAATGTGAAGTAATGCTTTGGTCCTGTTGTGTGTAAAGACATCCAGGACGTTTTTGACGCCAGCCTGCACTTCATCGGTTGCCTGGGCATCACCATCTACATTCACCTTCCTTCAACACATCCAGGTAATAACAGTCCTTAACCTTGCTTGTTGTTAGCCATGCTCAGATAGGCTCCCATTCGGAAAAAATGCTTTTATTCATCTGTAGAAACCTGAGCGAGCTGATGTCATTTCTTTTGTATTTCCCGGTCCTTTGTTATTTTAGGTGGTATTGAAGCAGCTTTCTGGACCCTCACGCCGAGACACACCTTGATCAGTCAATATGGCAAATCCCATACGACTCCTCATCTTGTTGAGTGACGACAGCTCAGAGAGGATGGATCTACCACTGGTGCCAGAGAAGGTTGAAGTGCTCGTTGAACAGGTGGTCAAAGAAGCATGCCAACTTATTGGATGCATCAGGCTGCAATACAAGGATGTGGACTTTGGTGGAACATTTGTTCACTTGAGCACAACCTCCTCGATCAAGGATCTTGCCACCATCAAGGTCATACCGCTTATTCCTGATAGTGATATCATTCTGGAATTTATAGACAGTGTCTCATCTAATTTGAGTGAGCTAGACTCAAGCTCCTTCTCAGCACACACTGATTCAGGTGACACAGTCATACTCAGCAGCAGCCCCTCCGGGAGACTCCGAACAGAGCCCTGGCCAAAGCAGTTCAATATCCCGACCTTCTCCTTTGAAACAGAAGGTCATATCGAGAAAGGGAATGCTGAATACACAAGGAACCAAACTAGACTGACCCCTTCGTCAAAAATGCTGTCCGACATACTGGAAAGATTGGCAGAGAAGATTTTCTCCTACAAGGCATACCCCACTGATGCAGACTTGGGTGATGTTGCAGTGGCTCTGACAATTAAGCATCCCTGCCTGAGGCAATCCGACTCCTCAAATGAGAGCTACTGATGGAAAATGAGACTCAAGAGCAAGATGTGCAACTATCGCACTCAGCTGAAGTCGCATGGACTTGCATTTGAGCTCATGGTGAATACTCTAAAATATAAGTCACGAGAAGATCTCTATCCCCTCCCagcaaagaacaacaaaaaggCAAGAAGAGGTGAGGCCAATTTCTATCCTCAGACCAGCATTGCGACTCCAGAAAGCCTGGAGCAAGAGAGAACATTGCTTCTGACTGAAGTAAAGAAGAGAAACAATGAGAAAACCATACGGGAGAAGATGGCGTGGAACTTCGACTTTAGGAGGCAAGAGGTTGTGGATCAGAAGCCTTCCATCGAGAACCTCATGGAAAGATGGCCAGCTCTATTTCAGATGGAAGATACTTTCTTAACCTCTTCTATACTAATGCCTTAAAGGTAAAATAATGTTGTGTGGATTATATTGAATGCTTGTGCCAAGTTGGTCttctataataaaaaaaacaattgtcCACTGCTTCCTCATGTACAGATCAATGCCAAGTTTCTGCGGGTTACTGCAGTTCCCTTGCTGACGAGATGTATGGCCCAGCTGGACAAGTACTCCACGCAGCTACTGAAGATCATCAGAAAGAAAGGAGGAGCAACCAAAGCAAAAACTGCCACGATCCTGGA
The Gadus morhua chromosome 7, gadMor3.0, whole genome shotgun sequence DNA segment above includes these coding regions:
- the LOC115547938 gene encoding zinc finger protein 687b-like, with the protein product MWKCKDCSLSFSERSELLKHYRIDHRFHGRRLPYPCIHANCPCSSKTWNGLQKHITRNHPSQESTQNISSFKCYICDNNQLSTEYDFFLHINQHLKKNEQVSCMFDGCSYKTNIYNSFRTHKWRKHQSCTVNDFKSGIIVTSSLSSNPSDSLNSDLNEEVQLDEPITEESRDPEKEFELKLASLLLQLEHTYLVSSTAVNELLEELQHLIGTDSVPLSLKTINQVLGDNDCHVEASVVEELATVLCSSHPIQKAIVKQGPLSTSWKRKSYYRREFGVVSPVEYILDKRNKKPLQYLSVLKILQQILNSKF